Proteins encoded within one genomic window of Ascaphus truei isolate aAscTru1 chromosome 8, aAscTru1.hap1, whole genome shotgun sequence:
- the LOC142502148 gene encoding growth/differentiation factor 3-like, whose translation MDPFASTMGAAFILTYAVLSLLPPSHSSDLTHQEKMLLQALGLKTRPNPISPAPVPSVLRKIFWKEVLQDAENPCRVDMFNVPGNILRAFPDQGHLSPSEEPRGPLCLQKHLFFDLSAVEKKEQLTMGQLEVRFSHNKYHGQAFQLRLYRTLRMSLKGMVGHSQSRKLLVDQSYRLLHQSLYFDLTKVAKDWTNKENNLGLVLEIFAGSETSKVNSSLAQCGGFHSFLYSSLLTISLDPSHCKAPRGKRSAPPAFLTPSNICRRRRLYIDFRDVGWQNWIIAPQGYMANICHGECPFPLTEMLNGSNHAILQTLVHSMDPESTPQPCCVPIKLSPISMLYYDNDDNVVLRHYEDMSVDECGCK comes from the exons ATGGATCCCTTCGCCAGCACCATGGGGGCAGCCTTTATTTTAACCTATGCTGTCTTATCCCTCTTACCCCCGTCTCACTCCTCTGACCTAACACACCAGGAGAAGATGCTGCTACAAGCCCTGGGCTTAAAGACCAGACCCAACCCCATTTCCCCGGCCCCCGTGCCATCCGTGCTGCGGAAGATCTTTTGGAAGGAGGTACTGCAGGACGCGGAGAATCCATGCAGGGTGGACATGTTTAATGTCCCCGGTAATATTTTAAGGGCATTCCCCGATCAAG GACATTTGTCTCCTAGTGAGGAGCCGCGGGGACCCTTGTGCCTCCAGAAGCATCTCTTCTTTGACCTCTCCGCAGTGGAGAAAAAAGAACAGCTGACCATGGGCCAGTTGGAGGTCAGGTTCAGCCACAACAAGTACCATGGACAGGCGTTCCAGCTGCGTCTGTACCGGACCCTACGGATGTCCCTGAAGGGGATGGTAGGGCACAGTCAGAGCAGGAAACTGCTGGTGGACCAATCCTACCGTCTTCTTCACCAGTCCCTCTACTTTGACCTGACCAAGGTGGCAAAGGACTGGACAAATAAAGAGAACAATCTGGGGCTGGTTCTGGAGATCTTTGCAGGAAGCGAGACCTCCAAGGTCAATAGTTCATTAGCGCAATGTGGAGGGTTCCATTCCTTTCTCTACAGCTCCCTGCTCACGATCTCCCTGGATCCATCCCACTGCAAAGCCCCCAGGGGCAAGAGGAGCGCTCCGCCAGCCTTCCTGACCCCCAGCAACATCTGCAGGAGGCGACGCCTCTACATCGACTTCAGAGACGTGGGGTGGCAGAACTGGATAATTGCCCCACAGGGCTACATGGCCAACATCTGCCATGGGGAGTGCCCCTTTCCGCTGACAGAGATGCTCAACGGCAGCAATCACGCcatcctgcagacgctggtccattCCATGGACCCAGAATCTACGCCCCAGCCCTGCTGTGTCCCCATCAAACTGTCCCCAATCTCCATGCTGTACTATGACAACGATGACAACGTGGTGCTCAGACACTACGAGGACATGTCTGTGGATGAGTGTGGGTGTAAGTGA
- the LOC142502147 gene encoding protein DVR-1-like — protein sequence MLGGLVVVLWIVVPSALGSDIKRQESLFLKSLGLSSRPNPMSPAPVPSMLWKIFNQRMRNPSQNKKPDLCYVEEFNVPGNVIRVFPDQGRIFPPHADQRPSLCLEKRLFFNLSVMEKEEELTLGQLEVRFSHNTYHGQVFDLHLYRALRISLKGMGGHRLSRKLLVSQSFRLLHQSLYFDLTEVGQSWMDPSKNLGLTLEISPRSDGDRVAGVGESCAGIQHFLYTSFLAVSLNPLQCKNPRKKRSEGRVPFTPSNICRRRRLYIDFRDVGWQNWIIAPRGYLANYCYGECPFPLTEILNGTNHAILQTLVHSMEPEDTPQPCCVAVKLSPISMLYYDNNDNVVLRHYEDMVVDECGCR from the exons ATGCTTGGTGGGTTGGTGGTTGTACtttggattgtggtcccctcagcCCTGGGCTCTGACATTAAACGTCAGGAGAGCCTGTTTTTGAAGAGTTTGGGCCTTTCCTCGAGGCCTAACCCCATGTCCCCAGCTCCCGTCCCCTCCATGCTCTGGAAGATCTTTAACCAGAGGATGAGAAATCCGTCACAGAATAAGAAGCCGGACTTGTGTTACGTGGAAGAGTTTAATGTCCCCGGGAATGTGATCAGAGTGTTCCCTGACCAGG GTCGGATCTTCCCACCCCACGCTGACCagcgcccctctctctgcctggAAAAGCGACTCTTCTTCAACCTGTCTGTgatggagaaggaggaggagctgACCCTGGGTCAGCTGGAGGTCCGGTTCAGCCACAACACCTACCACGGGCAGGTCTTTGACTTGCACCTATACCGTGCCCTGCGAATTAGCCTGAAGGGGATGGGAGGGCACAGGCTAAGCAGGAAGCTGTTGGTGAGCCAATCCTTCCGTCTCCTTCACCAGTCCCTCTACTTCGACCTGACGGAGGTTGGCCAAAGTTGGATGGATCCATCCAAGAACCTGGGCCTCACCTTGGAAATCTCTCCCCGGAGTGATGGAGACCGGGTGGCCGGTGTCGGGGAATCGTGCGCAGGCATCCAACATTTCCTCTATACCTCCTTTCTTGCAGTGTCCCTCAATCCCCTGCAGTGCAAGAACCCACGCAAGAAGAGAAGCGAAGGCAGGGTCCCCTTCACCCCCAGCAACATCTGCAGGAGGCGGCGCCTCTACATCGACTTCAGGGACGTGGGGTGGCAGAACTGGATAATTGCCCCCCGGGGTTACTTGGCAAACTACTGCTACGGGGAGTGCCCCTTTCCGCTGACTGAAATACTCAACGGCACCAACCACGCcatcctgcagacgctggtccactccATGGAGCCTGAAGACACCCCCCAGCCCTGCTGTGTCGCAGTCAAGCTGTCCCCCATCTCCATGCTGTACTATGACAACAATGACAATGTGGTGCTGAGACACTACGAGGACATGGTGGTGGATGAGTGTGGCTGCAGGTAA